The Vibrio rhizosphaerae genome contains the following window.
CTCACTTTGACTGTCAGGTCTGGGGTCACCGACTTCCGGTTGTTCAAGATCGTATTGATTACCGGCATAGTCGAGAATCAGGCAATCCTGTTTGCCGGGTGCAAGCCGCAGCCCGCGACCGATGATCTGTTGATACAGACTGACCGATTCAGTCGGGCGCAGAATTGCGATGAGATCGACATGCGGCGCATCAAACCCAGTGGTTAAAACGGAAACGTTCACCATATATTTCAACTGACGCTGTTTAAATTGCCGAATCAGTTGGTCCCGTTCCTGTGCGGGCGTTTCGCCGGTAATGATCGCGGCCTCTGATTCAGGAAGCAGGGCATAGACTTCGTGGGCATGATGAACCGTTGCAGCAAAGATCATCACACCTTGTCGGTGTTTGGCTTGTCGGATGACCTGCGCAATAATTTGTGGGGTCGCGCGTTTAGCCTGAGAGATCACTTTATCCAGTTCTGAGGCCTTATACATCCCCGTTGACATCGGTTTGACCTGAGAAAAATCATAACTGAGAACCGGTGCATCAATGAGCTTGGCCGGGGTTAAGAAACCTTCATCTAACAGATAATGAATCGGTAGTTCGAAAATACAATCCCGGAAGAACCGGGGATCTTCACTGCGCACCTGACCGCGGGTATGGTATTGATAGATCCAGCCCATGCCGAGTCGGTACGGGGTTGCGGTTAACCCAAGGATTTTGATGCCGGGGTTGTTGGCTTGCAGATGTGCAATCACTTTTTGGTAACTGCTGTCTTGATTATCCGGTACGCGGTGACACTCATCGATGACGAGCAGCGAAAATTGATGACTAAATGCTGATAAGTGACGAGACACTGACTGAACCGAGGCAAACACGACCTGCTGATCGGTTTCTTTTCTCCCCAGCCCGGCAGAAAAGATAGCACCGGTCAGGCCATAGCCTTCATATTTTTCATGATTTTGTTCGACCAGTTCTTTGACGTGGGCCAGTACCAGTACACGTCCTTTTGCCAGTCGGGCCAGTTCTGCAATGACTAGGCTTTTTCCCGCCCCCGTAGGCAGAACAATGACTGCCGGGGTCTGGTGATGACGAAAATAATGGATGACCGCTTTGACGGCATCACGTTGATAAGGACGAAGTGTATACATAGATTCAATCAATTAAGAAAAATGTGAAACTGCTCAACTAATGGCGGATAGATGGCTATAATAGCGCACTTCAATATCATGAGGTACGCATGCGTCTGGATAAATTTTTATGTGATGCTTTAGGCATCACACGTAAAGAAGCGACAAAAGTTATTAAACAGGGTGAGGTTTGTGTCAATGAGCAGATTCAAAAAAGCGGCGCGCTGAAACTGACAGCAAATGATGAGGTCACTTGGCAGGATCAACCTATACGATTGCACGGGCCTAAATATATCATGCTGTATAAGCCTGAAGGCTATGTGTGTTCTCACGAAGACGGCTTTAATGAAACGGCTTTTATGCTGCTTGATGAACCCCACCTGAAGCATTTGCATTTTGCCGGTCGGTTGGATGTTGATACGACCGGGCTGGTGTTGATTACCGATGATGGTCAGTGGTCTCATCGTGTGACTTCTCCTAAGCATCAATGTGCCAAAGTTTATCGCGTCTGGCTGGCGGATCCGATTGCGGCGGATGCCGTCGCTCAATTTGCTCAGGGTATTCAACTGCGTCAGGAACGTGATCTGACGTTGCCGGCACAGCTTGAAATTCTGGGTGAAAAAGAAGCTCGTCTGAAAATTTATGAAGGCAAATATCATCAGGTCAAACGGATGTTTGCGGCACTGGGCAATAAAGTCATCGGACTTCATCGCGAACAAGTGGGACAAATTCGTCTCGATGATACACTGGCACCGGGCGAGTCGCGTTATCTGACTGAGGCTGAAGTGCAGTCTGTCTGGGAAAACCCATCCGCTGACGATTCCGTCTCTCAATCAATGTGAAGCAAAACCAGCTGTTCATCTGCATGACGGCGATAACGAAATAGGAGATTTATGAGTACCGGGCACGTATTACAACAAGACAGTTCCCCTCGGATGGACCTATTACTTTTTATTGTTTTAGGAGCAATTGGTGCGATTACACCTTTAGCCATTGATATGTATCTTCCGGCGATGCCTGTGATTGCCCATGATTTAGGGGTGAGTGCCGGGTCTGTTCAGATGACCTTAACGGCCTACACGATCGGATTTACAGTCGGACAACTGATTCAGGGCCCGTTTTCAGACAGCTATGGCCGTCGTCCGGTCATGCTGCTGGGGATTGTGTTATTTGGTCTGTGTTCGGTTATCTGTGCCAGTGTGAATGATATTCAGGCGCTGACCTATATCCGTGCTGCTCAGGGATTTGCCGGAGCGGCGGCGGCGGTGGTGATTCAAGCCGTCGTCCGTGACATGTTCAATCAGGAAAACTTTGCCCGGGCGATGTCCTTTATTACTTTGGTGATCACTTTAGCGCCTTTGGTTGCGCCGATGTTAGGCGGGCATCTGGCGGTCTTATTTGGCTGGCGAGCAATTTTCTGGGTACTGACCGGGTTTGCACTGGTCGTGATTGTGATGGTGTTGTGGAAGATTCCTGAAACCTTAAAAGAAGAAAATCGTCAGCCGTTAAATCTCAAACAGACATTGAAAAACTATTGGCAATTGTGCCAGTCAAGGCACTCTCTCGGTCTGATGTTGTGTGGCGGATTCTCTTTTGCTGGTATGTTTTCTTTCCTGACGGCAGGTTCATTTGTTTACATTGATATTTATGGCGTGAGCCCGGACAAATTCGGTTATCTGTTTGGCCTCAATATTCTGGGCATCATGTTGATGACCAGTATCAATAGCCGCTTTGTCAAAAAAGTGGGCTCAATCTTCATGCTCCGGTTTGGGTTATCGATTCAGTTTTTAGCCGGTCTTGGCTTACTGAGCGGCTGGGTGTTTGATTGGGGATTATGGGGAACCGTGCCATTTGTCGTGCTCTTTATCGGGATGATCTCCACCATCGGCAGTAATGCTATGGGACTGCTGATGAGCGGTTATCCGCATATTGCCGGGACGGTCTCTTCATTGGTCGGGACATTCCGTTTCGGTGTCGGTTCGATTGTCGGAGTGATTGTCGCAGCCATGCCCGGAGAGGCGGTCTGGCCGATGGTATGCAGTATGGCGATTTGTTCAGTCTTGTCTGGATTGAGTTATTGGATGTCTGCAAGAGAGGGAAGAGGGGCATGAGTGCGTACCATGAGGAAATCCAGCGGCTGGTGAATACGGCGTTGACTGAATTAGCGCAAGCACATCAATGTGGTCAACTGGTTGATGCGCCGGTAGCCAACAACCATTTTCTGATTCGCTGGGTAACCAATGCTTTAAAACAGCAACGTTTCCACCGTTGTGTCGGTGATGACCTGACCCGATGGCAGAAAGCGGGGCGGTCTCAGGGAAATCATGCCGGGCTGGAACGGATATTTCAGCGGATATCTGCCTATTATCACCTTTTTTTCACGTCTGATGGGTCAACCAAGCAGTCCGTTACGGATCAACAGATTGAACTGTTTCTGGATACGATGACCGAAGCCGGGTGGGAGGTTTCCACCTCAGAGCCACTGGTCGGCTGCGGTAAAGTACAGTTATTTACCCAAAGCCCCAACTCATTAGCGCTGTGTGCGCAACAGTGCGAAGCTTGTTTTGATGGCACGCGCCTGACTCAACCGATGAGTTTCTTTGTGCGGGGCAATCATTCACAGTTTGTGGATCAAGCGTGGCAAGCCGGTCTCATGGTACATAAACGAACTGATTATAAATCGAATGTAAAATACCATGGCGAGTATTTGATCTATCCCGACAATCGCGGAGATCAACTGGCCGAAATTCCCATCGGATTTCAGGTGGATTAAGTTCGTGGGAGATTTAGTTCGTGTAAAGCGGGAAGAGGTATTTTGTATATTGATATACTTATTCAGGCATGAGGCTAATGACGGAGTCGAGAATGAACAATATCAACTGGGATGACCTGAAGTATTTTCTGGCACTCTATGAAACCGGCAAAGTCAGTACTGCAGCACATCGGTTGAACGTCAACTACGCGACGGTATCAAGACGGCTCGACCGGCTGGAAGATGCGTTAAAGTTGAAACTGTTCAATCGCACCGGAGATGGATTTTTATCGACCATCGAAGGGAAGCTATTATATGAGCGTTCCGTTAATCTGAGAGATCAGATTAACCATCTGTCAGAATCACTCTCGCCGGATACAAGATTTGACCAGAGCACCAAGATCTCAATGGTGCCATTCTTAGCTGAACACTTAGTCATCGAAAAACTGAAACCGCTGCACTCCCGTTTTCCCGAGCTCCGCTTTGAAATGGATACGTCCAGTCGCAATGTGAATATTGCCAAACAAGAAGCGGATATTGCATTAAGGATGGAACTTCCGGAAAAAGGAGAGTCCATTTGTAAGAAACTGGGTGAAGTCGAATTTGTACTGGCCGGCACCGATGACTGGATAGCGCGACTACGCAATCATGAGCCGGTGCATATTGTCACTTATACGGCTGAGTTGAGCCATCTGCCGGAATGTCAGTATCTGATTGAGCGATTTGGCACCAAGTCGATCAAGATCCAAACCGATACCGTTTCCGCACAGAGAAAAGCAGCGGAACAGGGGTATGGCATTGCTTTACTGCCGAAGATAGCACTGCGTTCGAGCCCGCTGTCTACACTCAAGCCCGAGACGGCGATTACACGAGAAATTTGGTTGTTAACCACTAAAAAAACCATGTCATCAACCGCGAAAAAACTCGTCATGGAAGAGTTGGTAAAAATTTTCAATCATGAACTTCAAAGCGAGTCTTAGTCTGACGACTTTCCTTCATTAAAAGCGCAAAAGTAGGGCGGAACCCTTCATCATCGTTTTACCCGTCATCATCTGGCAACGACATATTGTTGTTCTCTCTTCTGAGATTTTCAAAATCAAATCAGTTGATTGCTCCCGGCATGAAACGTCACTTGAGATCCACATGCATTTTTGCACATCACATCTGCATCAATAGAAATTAACCCATAGGAGCGGGTCAGTATAATGGGCCTTGTTTCAAAAGGAGAAATAACTATGACCGAACTCAATACACTGCGTAACATTGCCGGACTCCCGGATCATCAAATTGATTGGCCCAATGCCGCTGTTCTTTTCGTTGATTATCAGAATGAGTATGTGGATGGCATTTTATCTTTAGGTGAAGCGGGGATGACTGCATTGGGAAAAGCGGAGACATTGCTTGAGACTGCCCGGGCTCAGTCTGCACCGGTTTTCCATATCTTACATAAAGCCAGTGCGGCTTCCCCGGTATTTAACTGTGAGTCTCGTCTGTCTGATGTGATTGATGCTGTCAAGCCAACAGACAATGAAACCGTGATCCATAAAACTTTGCCGAATTCATTTTTTAAGACAGAACTCGAAGAATTATTGGCATTAACCGGCCGTCAACAACTGATCATTGCTGGCTTTATGAGCCATATGTGTGTCACGGCGACAACCATTAAAGCCGTAGAATTAGGTTACGATGTCATTGTGTGTGAAGACGCCTGCGCCTCACGCCCGTTACCGGATCAGCAAGGTAATCCAATCAATGAGCATCTGGTTCATTCGGTAGCAATGGCTGCGTTGCGCGACCGTTACGCTTCAATTCAGTCTCTGGCCAATTTGATCTAAATCGGTTCAGAATAAGTCTGAATTTAAAAGTGTTATAGCCCCCAATTAAAACGGACACTCATTCGTTAAGTGATAGGCTTAGACCTATCTTTAAGGTGTGTTTATGTTATGGCGCGTATTGAAATTTTTACTGGCAAACAATGTCGCCGTCGTTATACTCCGCAAGAGAAAGCCAAGTTCGTCGCCATAACCATGTAACCGGGTTATTCGGCTTCACTGGCTGCCCGACAAAACGGCATCATCGGGTTCTCTCCCAATTTAGCGGACATATCTAAAAAAGACACAGTGATGATCTAGGAGGAAACTTGACAGTCGTATCTAAGGAAAATGCAGAACATTATTCGTGGGGAGAGGCTTGTGATGGTTGGCACTTGGTCAAGTCGAAGCGTCTTAGTGTCATCCAAGAGCGAGTCCCTCCGGGTTGTAGTGAGGTGCGCCATTTGCATGAGCAATCAGAACAGTTTTTCTTTGTTCTGTCTGGTTGTGCCACACTAGAAGTGAATGGTGAAATTTTTGAGTTAAAAGAGAACCAAGGACTACATGTGCCTAGTAACACACCACATCAGTTAAGGAATCGAACTCAAACAGATTTGCATTTTGTGGTGACATCGACGCCACCAAGTCATGGTGATCGTGTTGAAGTACAAGGATCACAAGAGTCTTAAGTCGGGTGTAGCGAATTCTCAACACCCGATATTGACTACCGCTCCGCTTTCCTGCAAATACGCTTAACCATACCTTTGAAAATAAACAGGTGCGCCGGCATCATCACGAACCAATAGAGCAGGCCGTAAAATCCTTGTGGGTGCCACCATGCCCGGATGTCTAAGGTGCGGTGGGTGCCTTCATCCGTGATTGAACACTCCAGTCGACCAAGTCCCGGGGCTTTCATGCCGAATAGCAGCGAGAGAAACTGACCCGGCTCGCAGCGAATCACCTTCCACGAATCAATATAATCACCAACTTGCAACGGGTCGCCTTGCGGTTCTCTTCTGACTGGTTTTCCGCCGCCGAAAAAGAAGTCGAGCCATTCCCGGGTTCGCCATAAGCTGTTGGCGAAA
Protein-coding sequences here:
- a CDS encoding DEAD/DEAH box helicase; the encoded protein is MYTLRPYQRDAVKAVIHYFRHHQTPAVIVLPTGAGKSLVIAELARLAKGRVLVLAHVKELVEQNHEKYEGYGLTGAIFSAGLGRKETDQQVVFASVQSVSRHLSAFSHQFSLLVIDECHRVPDNQDSSYQKVIAHLQANNPGIKILGLTATPYRLGMGWIYQYHTRGQVRSEDPRFFRDCIFELPIHYLLDEGFLTPAKLIDAPVLSYDFSQVKPMSTGMYKASELDKVISQAKRATPQIIAQVIRQAKHRQGVMIFAATVHHAHEVYALLPESEAAIITGETPAQERDQLIRQFKQRQLKYMVNVSVLTTGFDAPHVDLIAILRPTESVSLYQQIIGRGLRLAPGKQDCLILDYAGNQYDLEQPEVGDPRPDSQSEIVTIPCPACGFNNNFWGKLDPAGFLIEHYGRRCQGYFTDEETQARHHCGYRFRAKYCHECGADNDIAARICHECQAVLVDPDKKLKEALNLKDALVFECLNMELNLHKDNQGKSQLKITYYGDNQAQVHEFWPLTTPKQKRLFQQRFVRPHLADKHRPFQESSPSRVIAHQHRFRLPQFVIARKSGRFWKLRDKIFADELSQKPAS
- a CDS encoding Bcr/CflA family multidrug efflux MFS transporter, with translation MSTGHVLQQDSSPRMDLLLFIVLGAIGAITPLAIDMYLPAMPVIAHDLGVSAGSVQMTLTAYTIGFTVGQLIQGPFSDSYGRRPVMLLGIVLFGLCSVICASVNDIQALTYIRAAQGFAGAAAAVVIQAVVRDMFNQENFARAMSFITLVITLAPLVAPMLGGHLAVLFGWRAIFWVLTGFALVVIVMVLWKIPETLKEENRQPLNLKQTLKNYWQLCQSRHSLGLMLCGGFSFAGMFSFLTAGSFVYIDIYGVSPDKFGYLFGLNILGIMLMTSINSRFVKKVGSIFMLRFGLSIQFLAGLGLLSGWVFDWGLWGTVPFVVLFIGMISTIGSNAMGLLMSGYPHIAGTVSSLVGTFRFGVGSIVGVIVAAMPGEAVWPMVCSMAICSVLSGLSYWMSAREGRGA
- a CDS encoding DUF2913 family protein, with amino-acid sequence MSAYHEEIQRLVNTALTELAQAHQCGQLVDAPVANNHFLIRWVTNALKQQRFHRCVGDDLTRWQKAGRSQGNHAGLERIFQRISAYYHLFFTSDGSTKQSVTDQQIELFLDTMTEAGWEVSTSEPLVGCGKVQLFTQSPNSLALCAQQCEACFDGTRLTQPMSFFVRGNHSQFVDQAWQAGLMVHKRTDYKSNVKYHGEYLIYPDNRGDQLAEIPIGFQVD
- the rsuA gene encoding 16S rRNA pseudouridine(516) synthase RsuA is translated as MRLDKFLCDALGITRKEATKVIKQGEVCVNEQIQKSGALKLTANDEVTWQDQPIRLHGPKYIMLYKPEGYVCSHEDGFNETAFMLLDEPHLKHLHFAGRLDVDTTGLVLITDDGQWSHRVTSPKHQCAKVYRVWLADPIAADAVAQFAQGIQLRQERDLTLPAQLEILGEKEARLKIYEGKYHQVKRMFAALGNKVIGLHREQVGQIRLDDTLAPGESRYLTEAEVQSVWENPSADDSVSQSM
- a CDS encoding LysR family transcriptional regulator → MNNINWDDLKYFLALYETGKVSTAAHRLNVNYATVSRRLDRLEDALKLKLFNRTGDGFLSTIEGKLLYERSVNLRDQINHLSESLSPDTRFDQSTKISMVPFLAEHLVIEKLKPLHSRFPELRFEMDTSSRNVNIAKQEADIALRMELPEKGESICKKLGEVEFVLAGTDDWIARLRNHEPVHIVTYTAELSHLPECQYLIERFGTKSIKIQTDTVSAQRKAAEQGYGIALLPKIALRSSPLSTLKPETAITREIWLLTTKKTMSSTAKKLVMEELVKIFNHELQSES
- a CDS encoding isochorismatase family protein; the protein is MTELNTLRNIAGLPDHQIDWPNAAVLFVDYQNEYVDGILSLGEAGMTALGKAETLLETARAQSAPVFHILHKASAASPVFNCESRLSDVIDAVKPTDNETVIHKTLPNSFFKTELEELLALTGRQQLIIAGFMSHMCVTATTIKAVELGYDVIVCEDACASRPLPDQQGNPINEHLVHSVAMAALRDRYASIQSLANLI
- a CDS encoding cupin domain-containing protein; this encodes MTVVSKENAEHYSWGEACDGWHLVKSKRLSVIQERVPPGCSEVRHLHEQSEQFFFVLSGCATLEVNGEIFELKENQGLHVPSNTPHQLRNRTQTDLHFVVTSTPPSHGDRVEVQGSQES